Genomic window (Salvelinus sp. IW2-2015 unplaced genomic scaffold, ASM291031v2 Un_scaffold5064, whole genome shotgun sequence):
GCTAGCTCTCATGTGCAAATTAATTATATTTGAGACCATATAATGACTGATGAGAATATATAAGAACATGGTTTTCTAGTCAGAGTTgtacttaattaaaaaaaaatctttgtgtgtgtttccccCAGGGAGGAGTTCAACGACAGACCACAGCTCAACGGGTGCGAATGGCGGCGTCAACCCTGTAGCACAGCCACGCCATGGTCGCCAACGGTTACATCTGTAAAGACTGTTCCATACACTGAGAGGAAAGAAGCTCTCACCAcatactcctcctcttcctcgtctcaggctgcctctgctgcagcagctgccgccaccttctcctcttcctcgtctCAGGCTGCCTCTGCTGCAGCAGCTGCTGCCGCCATCTCATCATCAGCCTCATCCTCCAGTTTATACTGCACGGTCAAGAGTCAGAGGAGCAAGACAGGTGAGAACCGTACCTAGTGTGCACACAACTGACTGGGGAGTGAAACAGGGTTGTGTtcgttaggcaccaaacggaagaaaacagactgaaacatggAGGCACAACCTGGACGCTCATTTCATTTTCTTTTGCAAAACGCGTTCTGTTGCattccctaatgaacatgacccagtgtTCCTCTCCTAGGAAAAAGGTAAACAGGAGGTTCTTTCTGTTTGATGGTTTATAAATCTGTGCATATCACACTGTTTCCTTAATTTATCAAATCTCTGAGTCCCGTTAGAAGACTAAAATGATCAGTCAACCAGCCATTTcttgtgtgtttctctgtttctgttcGCTTGTTAGTGCTGACGCTACGTGGGTTTCCACTTAGGAAAGGACCCATTTCTCCACCTTTTATATGCCTGGCTAAGGTAACTAACCTGATGTCCTTTCTCTGTCTAGGTCTCTTTGTGTCAGTCTCTAACACGTGTGTCCACTACAGCGGGCGAGCGTCCTGGCGTCCCTCTTAGACAGGGCCAGACGGGCTGTCTCCTCCAGCGCGTCCCGTGTCTCTTGGCTCTTTAAGCAGACCACTCTCCACAGGATGATGGGCTACAGGGCCAACGGCTACGAAGTCAAAGGTACCTGACCCACCGCCGACCTGAGGTCAGGAGGCATGGGTCAAAGGTCATCGATCATCAACGCTGACCAGTCCCCACCTCAGTGACCCTCTTTTTCCAGCCCTCTATTTCCACTGTCCACCGACACGACTTTTCTTTCTCAAGCTCTTGGTCTTTGCATTTCTGTGTCTGTGAAAACCTATCTGTGAAGGCTGGGCATAAGGTTAACTGCATGTATAGTAATGGTTTTTGTATTATAATGTAGAGGAATGCTTCTCTCCACAGTATGTACAGATGCTGTTTTCTACTGTGTAGTTTCACCACAGATAACTCTATTTCAGTCTTCAGAGCcactctctccagctctgtccaTCTACCTCTGCATGCTCATCACTGAAACAGTCCTCCATACTTcttaaagagacagagacagaactcCTGTACCACCTCACTACCTGTCACTCATCTTTGTTTTCCTcctgttctctcactctctctctctcgctttctctgtctgtctgtctgtgtgtttgtgtgtttttgcacAAATCCCGACTACGTGAGGACTGGTTTCCATATGGTTAAAAGGGCAATTTCAACTACAACCTAAAATTAACATTTAGTTCCCAATGATGTGAAGACTGgtgtccatacgtttaaaagggcTCCACgtcaacgtggaggtgacgatcaccacactggaaggatgaatttcgactagaccagccagaatatagcatgagctgattatggcaacttggtatgaactttgaactgttattcactaaagaagtgatacatcccagacgtcgagttatcagctgcagctgtaaatgtgcgtggcctaggaaaggacagacgAACTCCCTTATAAGAACGACACATCCGCTCTACAACACTATGACCagaaagattcttcaaaggacaatggcGATCTCTGTTGGGTaaaccagtcttccatcttcgacccatctatcgaagcgcagctcagtgtaaatatatatgttgcattttccttttcctgaatgggcggttattagaatgcataagattctgtatttacggtagcatagcttctcaaagtctgatagagacccaatcccctttgtccctcagtcttcccactctttcaatcaaacccaaccccctttctttgtgtaaccagccatcaTATTGTTTTTGTCCGCAAAGGGACTTTTTCTtttatgacatgattagtaatcgatgtatgatccatcctgtgtacatttatgtgtgattatttagtaaatagggtttgtgcagataaccaataattttatgacgttcagatgagactgaataaggtgatgattaataattgactgctattgatataaaagatcttcagatctttaagagtttattcagaagacagcagctctataaaaactcccgtggtgccccaggttctTAACGAATTtattgttgcatggtttaattcaGTCACGTAACCAATCAAACGTTAagtaatcgatttgataaaatagcctgTCACATAATTTAATCAGAGACACGacagccgtcattgtaaataagaatttgcctagTTAGTGTATTTAACTATATGtcacaagtaaaagccttgggtagtgagttgatacaattccaagtctggaaggttaaacCACCCTCTGACTTAGGAAGATGGAAAACTTTCCTTTGTATTctattcattttatttgaatGCTTTTACATTTCATACattatttagaacttttatttgACTTTTGATTTGTTAAGTTCTATACATTTTTTGCTTCTCAGTTGCGTTGATGTTTATTGCATTTAATTTTACAtaatttttcattcatttgtgttttgtttattttattttcctcctTGTCTGCCATCCATCCATCATGTGGTCTGCCATCCATCCGTCATGTGGTCTGCCTCAGGTGACGACTGTAAAGGGAAGCAGCACCTGGAGACCAACACACTGgtccacagtcacacacagacctCCAGAACTCACCGTCTACTGGGGGGTCTTTGGACCCTTATAGCTTACACAGGTTAtaatccccttcctcctctccctgatTTCCTTACTGATCTAATACACATACAGGTtaacccccttcctcctccccctggcTTCCTTACTGATCTAGTACACATACAGGTtaacccccttcctcctcctcctggcttCCTTACTGATCTATAGATCAGTTAAAGGTAAGCCAGCGAGAGAGGAAGGGGGTAACCTGTATGTGTATTAGATACAGTAAAAGaa
Coding sequences:
- the LOC112077934 gene encoding pinin-like, with protein sequence MDGEEQKAAAAAVCLQLPVPEPEPVPEPVPVPEPVPVPEPVHVPEPDATQDPLLLHYQHSLYGLHHCQRCLPAVLHPGPVQPPPAIHHHYYHRRLLGFRSRYQSEREEFNDRPQLNGCEWRRQPCSTATPWSPTVTSVKTVPYTERKEALTTYSSSSSSQAASAAAAAATFSSSSSQAASAAAAAAAISSSASSSSLYCTVKSQRSKTGLFVSVSNTCVHYSGRASWRPS